GCAACTAAGTAAACATGAAATAGATCAAcgatattttaattcttttctgTCTTTAAGATTTTTAAGAATTCCTGTTTACTAACTAGACCATCTCTGTCTCTATCAGCACCATCAACCATTTCCTGAAAAGAAAAATAGCATGCTCTATTTATTGCTCATACATTTTTTCTAAAGATGTTCATCTTACATGGATTTCTAGTAGTCCTTTTTAAGAACATAATCTTATGTTGTTGTTAAAACTTGTAACCTGCGCAGCTAATTTCACAGCTTCATAGTTTATACGATGTTCGCATATTGAAACTACAAACAATCAATACAAGTAGCATGGCGGGAACGACTTTGCAAGCCATCAtaaccaatttttttcaaaatgttagaCATGTTTTTATGATTTCTGTTAGCTCCCTATTTGTAAAGTGATATTGTCATAATAGCACTGAcccgataccactgctggtggactgcTAGTTTCTGAGTGTACACAATGTATTAGCAGCTCAGTAGTCATGGTACCGGTTTCGATACGTACATAATTAATAACGTAGTATTTGGACATTATAAGCAATGATTTTGTTCAGATCACAGTGCTTATGAAACTTTATAATTGAACTTTAAGATACaccaatgatatatataaagacTTATTACCGTGCTTATATATGACGTCCTTACTGACGAAATAACTGTGATGTTTATCTGGTTGTATTCAACGGGAAATAATCCCATTTGAATTCGCAATCACAAATGCGTTTTCAGTCTGATACTTAAATTAAGTATAACTAATGTAGaatgattgattggttgttgttaAACACCACATCAACACTAATGTGATACGTGTGGCAGTCGGTTTATTCATACAGTAATTTATACATACATCTACTTCCCATTCTGTAATAGGTAAATCCAATCCCTGCTCTTTTGCTCTTTTCTCTGTCTGTGTAAGTCCAAGCTCATCAGCTATTTGCATAACATTATGCTTTGCAATTTTGCCCTTTTCTTCATAATCAAAAAGTTCAAATGCCTTTAACATGTCTTCTTTTGTATCTGGACCTGTCATTTTATCTGACATTATTTTCAGAAAGTCGTTGAAGTCCAGAAGACCTACAAacacattttaaacatatttgtttccaTTTTAAGTTAGAGGTCAACATGTTGGTATCTGATCTAAGCAAGATTTTACGGTGTGTTTTACATTGTACGCCATAAGGTATAGGTGAAAAAAGCGGGATGTTTGTGCGCGCATACACTGGTTGGAATAACCACACATACTGTCACATGCTTTTATGTAATGGGTTTTGTTCAAACCTCCATTTTTTCTAGAAGGAGTCTGTTGTTTT
This Mytilus trossulus isolate FHL-02 chromosome 14, PNRI_Mtr1.1.1.hap1, whole genome shotgun sequence DNA region includes the following protein-coding sequences:
- the LOC134695919 gene encoding uncharacterized protein LOC134695919 is translated as MDDNKTKPATIQLNNQQKGDLRQAFDLFDADGSGTIDGSELKIALRALGFEPTKEELKRLVAECDKDGLLDFNDFLKIMSDKMTGPDTKEDMLKAFELFDYEEKGKIAKHNVMQIADELGLTQTEKRAKEQGLDLPITEWEVDEMVDGADRDRDGLVSKQEFLKILKTEKN